The window CGCCGCTTGTTCGAGAGACAAGCTGCGCCTGTGCAAAAGACAGGTGCCGCTTGCTCAACAGACGAGCGGCGCCTGGGCAAGAGAAGGTCGCCGCTTGTTCGAGAGACAGTGCGGGCCCCAGGCCGAGATCGGCGTGATGACGGGGCCTCGCAGAGAAAGTAGCGAGCTCGTTTGTCCGACTCCACCCTCTCCCCCAGAAAGCCCGAGTGGCTCAAAGTGCGCGCCCCCGGGGGGCAGACCTTCCGCGGCATCAAGGATCTGCTGCGCGGTCTGACCCTGCACACCGTGTGCGAGGAAGCGCGCTGCCCCAACGTAGGCGAGTGCTGGGGCGGCGGCACGGCGACCATCATGGTCATGGGCGATGTCTGCACCCGGGGGTGTCGCTTCTGCGCGGTGAAGACGGGCAATCCTCACGGGCTGCTCGACCCGGACGAGCCCGAGAACACCGCCGAGGCTCTCTCTCGGCTGGGCCTGCGCTACGTCGTGATCACGAGTGTCGACCGCGATGATCTCCCGGACGGGGGCGCCGATCACTTCAGCCGCACGGTGGCCGCCATCAAGCGGCGCACGCCGGAGCTCGTGGTCGAGGTGCTCATCCCCGACTTCATGGGCGACCGCGACGCCCTCGCCCGCCTGCTCGAGGGCGGGCCCGACGTGGTGGCCCACAACCTCGAGACGGTGCGGCGTCTCACGCCGAAGGTGCGCGATCGTCGCGCCACCTACGACCAGTCGCTGGAAGTGCTTCGCACCCTGAAGTCGCTGCAGCCGGACCTCTTCACCAAGACCTCGCTCATGGTGGGTCTCGGCGAGACCGAGCCCGAGGTTCGCGAGGCCATGCAAGACGCTCGAGAGGTGGGGGTTGACGTGCTCACCTTCGGGCAGTACCTTCGACCCACGCCCAAGCACCTGCCCGTGGTCGAGTACGTCACGCCGCAACAGTTCGAGATCTATCGCGAGACGGGC is drawn from Pseudomonadota bacterium and contains these coding sequences:
- the lipA gene encoding lipoyl synthase, producing the protein MSDSTLSPRKPEWLKVRAPGGQTFRGIKDLLRGLTLHTVCEEARCPNVGECWGGGTATIMVMGDVCTRGCRFCAVKTGNPHGLLDPDEPENTAEALSRLGLRYVVITSVDRDDLPDGGADHFSRTVAAIKRRTPELVVEVLIPDFMGDRDALARLLEGGPDVVAHNLETVRRLTPKVRDRRATYDQSLEVLRTLKSLQPDLFTKTSLMVGLGETEPEVREAMQDAREVGVDVLTFGQYLRPTPKHLPVVEYVTPQQFEIYRETGDAMGFMYTASGPLVRSSYRAGEFFLEGQIRRRRAERPA